tggataatgaagtttcgtatttcggaaCACTCTCATTTTTGataggaatgtagagttttatacgAGGAACATGTCACCAAGATCTTAACTTCAAATTTATCGCCGTTTAAATTTTATAGAAAAAATGGTGCCGCCATGTgaagattatgtcattataacgatgtcaacggatcctacccCAGTGATAAAAGGTGTAAATTTAGTTGAACATTTTGTAATTGGATAAACTGAGTTGACTCGTATGATCACCGATTTAACATTATCTAATCTAACCTAATTCTTAATTAATATCATTAATTTTTCATCAGCACTAATTAAAATCTAGGGCATGCCGGTCACTAATAAAAATAGTAGGATAATGAGTTATTGGAGATTAATATTTCACCCTTTTTCTGTCCTCGTTCAGCCCCAAAATATCCCCCAGTGCAGCCCCAACTAGCTTAACATTCGCCAAGATAGAGCGGGAGGTCCAACAAACTGGTCCATGTCCTAATTCAACATGGTAGATTGGCTTAGGCCAGAACCCAGAGAACTAAAACTGGGCATACCTGAAATAGATATCAGGTTGccgctaacaaaagaaaaaagaaattacaaaGAGAGGGAAACAGGAGAGTTGGAAATTGGCGAGATTGTGAGAGCATTTCTGTTGGCTCCTCCTTTGATGTGATTAAATTGGAGTATCTCCATTGATTTGGCAGCCTGTAAGATCCAATTCATCGTGTTCCTTACTTTCCATGTGGTCTTTTTTTCCCGCATCGATGAAGACATTGGATGACGATTAGGGCATCACTCTCCAGAATTATTCTCTTGAAATTTCGATCTTTAGCAATCCGAATGCCAAGAATTAAGGCTTTCTGGCTTCAGTCTCTAATGGGTTTGAAGCTTGGACAACAGCAACAGCGGCAGCTTAATTATCTTTGAAAGCTCAATCAGAGTTGATTTTGATGAATTCTTTGGGGCGCAAAGTCCGTCCAGATATTGGCTGGATTGAGATTATCAGTTGACATAGGGATTGTCTGCTCAACTGAGGTTGGATGGAGAAGGAGCTGATGCAGGTATTTCATATTTGCTCCACAACAGACATGCAAAGATTCCCCATTGCCCCCCAGCTGAATTCAGTGGTTTATCAGGTCTGGAAGGTTTTCTTATGTCTTGGGTTATTCTCATGGAGAAATTGGAAGCAAAATGGGCAGCTTGAGTAACATGGCACTTGACAAAGAGAGGCTGGACCGATTCAGTCTAGCAATGGCAGAGGAGACAAAGAGCGTAGGGTGATGGTTCAATGAATTCCAACACCATCGTGCCGGATCCTCCACAAGAAAATGTGAACTCTTGGTGGAGGTTGTTTGTATTTTCAGAATTTCGACTAAGGAAAATCAGGATTTTTACTTGAAGTTAATGCTCTTTTATTGAGCAGCTATTGGAAAGACTTTGAGCTAAATTCAGCACTCCGGGTGAAGATCCAGATGGACCAGACCGGCTTATCTTCGATTTGCTCTTCAGGTATGGAAATGATAGCAATTTCCATGACATGGTGTGGAGAGGAATAGATAGAAAGAGCTTCTTGATTCAATTGTTTAGACTGGTGGTCAATTAGGTCGCTAACTGTCTTCATGTTTGCAGGAGCCAGATTGCAGGCGTTATGGCTTGAAGTCAGCAGTTGTAGGGATCCAGGGATTTTCAAGTTGATACTGCTTCCATCTCCAGCGAACCAACAGGTATGTTGTGGCTTGAACTGATATCAATGCTTtccaagtggaagaactactcgtCTGAGTTGTAGTTGCAGTTTAATAATTGGTGCTCTAAAGGCTTATTTTGTCAAGTCCACAAAATTATACAAATGTGGAAAACTCGGTTCGGTGGAGTTTTTTCTCTGTCCACCCATCATTCTTGTTTTTTAAAATTGTTTACATCCTTTATTAAACCGCCCTAGATTTTGGAATCCTGGCCCCCCTCATACTTACAGCTATATATAACATTTTATGGTTAGGGATGTTAATCAAGAATAACAATGATATAGACAGCACTTATGTTCAGGAGTTGAAGATGTCAACAAAAATCCTCATTCAAGCATTTTGACTCTTCATACTTAAGGCATCACTAATTATGTGAGATTGAAGATGTCAACCCAAATCCACATTCAAGCATTTTGAGTCTTCACACCTAAGGCATCACTAGTAATATGAGATTGAAGATGTCACCTTAAATACTCAAATCAAGATTTTTGAGTGTTCATTACTTCACCTAGCCATGTATAAACATGTCCAAAGTACTAGACACCTGTTCTGGAATCAGGTTCTTTCAAATAGTATTATTCTTTTATAAATATAACTAGTCAAATATACATCTCATTGACAAGAAGGGGGAAAGTCTAAGTTCATATTAGACTATAAATGTTTATTTTCCTCCATATAAATGTTTTAAGATAGCGTGCATACTTCTGCAATTGATGAAATTGTTATCTGTGAATTGGTGAAGTTATTATTAGACTATTGTGATTCTTGCTGATAGGGGAGGTGTGATGTAACTGAGTCATAATTATCATCAACTCAGTGTTATTACCAATCACCTATTGTTGTTCTTCTTTGCTATTCATTTGTTAGGAAATCATGAAATAGTGGTAATGGGTCAAAACACAGCACAAGAAGTTGAGGAGTTTAAAGTAGGTGTGGTTCTTGATCTGAACATGTCTATGGCAAAGGTGTGGTTGACTTCCATGAACATGGCTCTCTCTGACTTTTATGCAACTACTCCTCATAAGAGAAGGTTGGTTTTCCATGTAAGGGATTCTAACAGAGATGTCCTTGATGCTTCCTCTGCAGGTAAACTCACTCTCCCTAGCTCTTTAGATAATTCGATGTTGCTATATTTTGTAGTTTCAGCCGCAGTTGCTGTTATAttggataaaaaaattatatttgATGAAATCGCATTTATAATTAATACTGTTCTAAAATAGAAGCATGCCTGTCTACTAAACCCAGAATATCAAAAGAGACTTGTCCTTTTGAAACGGGAGTAAAATTTAACGCATGTCGGTAAAAATTAGAATAATAATTATGAGTTCATGAGTTGATTTTTCAACTGTATTTTAAGAGTTCACCTGAGTTTGAAATTCAGTGTATTCTCACTTTTTATTTTAACATCTCATAAGTTCTGCCTATTCCCAGCATAGCAGGTGTTAATAAAGTATATGTTCACTCGGTATAGATAACAAGCACCTAATAGTTTTGTATTTTGCTTTGATGCGTATGACAGCAATAGATTTGATAAAAAATGTTGAAGTCCAAGCGATCATAGGTCCCATGGCATCAGCACAAGCTATTCACATGGTTCCTCTTGGAAGTCGATCTCAAGTTCCAATTATCTCTTTCAGTGCAACaagtccttctatttctctttctcAAAATCCTTATTTCATTCGTACAACACTAGAAGATTCAGCTCAAGTAAATGCCATTGCTGCTGTTGTGAAGGCTTTTGGATGGAGAAGAGTTGTACCTCTTTATGAAGACACCGAATATGGACATGGTATCATTCCATATTTAGTTGACGCGCTTCAAAGTGTCAATACCAGAGTTCCATATAGGAGTGTATTCCCTGTTTCAGCTTCTGACGATCGAATTGTCCAAGAACTTCATAACTTAAAGACAATGCAAACAAGGGTATTCATTCTGCATATGGTCTCGCCACTAGGATTACGTATTTTCGAGAAAGCTAAAAAGATTGGTATGATGAGCAAAGGGTACTCATGGATTGTTACCAAAGGCTTAAGCTCTGATTTGAGTTCATCCAATTCTTCGGCTATTGACACAATGCAAGGAGTAATAGCTATAAGGCCATATATTCCTATGTCCAAAGAGCTTAGCTCATTTGAAGTGCAATGGAAAAGAAAGTTTCAGAAAGAGAACCCAGATATCGACTGGAATTTGGATATTTTAGGTATATGGGCATATGATACAGTTTCGGCCTTGGCAAGTGCAGTTGAGAAACTTTTAAGCACCAGTCCTCGGTTCAGTCAGCAAAAAACAACTTTGAACACAAGTGATGTTACAAGATTAGGTGTTTCTCAAATAGGTCCTGAAATTTTGCAAGGAATTTCCAGTATCAATTTTAAAGGCCTGAGCGGGGAATTTCATGTCGTCGATAGGCAACTGCAATCCAAAATCTTTCAAATACTCAATGTCGTAGGCAATGGGGCTAGAGAAATTGGAATTTGGTCACCTTCAAATGGAATCATAAGGGATATAAGCTTAGTTGAGACTACTAAAAGCACATACTTGACATCAAATAAAGAGAAATTACGCCCTATCATATGGCCTGGGATACTACGGACATTCCTAAAGGTTGGGTAGTTTCAACTAATGAGAATAAGTTAAGAATAGGAGTTCCAGTAAAAGAAGGTTTTAATGAATTTGTCAAGGTAGAAAATAATTCTGGTAGTCACTCGGGATATAAAGTCACTGGTTACTGCATAGATGTGTTTAAAGCTGCATTAGATGAGCTGCCATACGATGTTCCCTATGATCTCATTCCTTTTCAGGATAGCACAGGCAAAGCTGGAAGTTACGATGATCTTGTGTACCAAGTGAATGCTCAGGTTAGTACTGTAATGCAGAATCCAACATAGACCTATCTTTTCCTAATATTGTAGTAAAGTTATCTTAGTTAACGATTAATATCGTTTTTTCTTTACAATTATTCTTGTATTCTTAACAGAATTATGATGCCGCAGTTGGAGATATGACTATTACAGCCAGTCGATCAGAGTTGGTTGATTTTACGTTGCCCTATGCGGAAGGAGGGGTATCAATGGTGGTGCTAGTGAAAAAAGATATGAGCAAGGATACATGGATATACCTCAAGCCATTGGAGTGGAAGCTCTGGGTAACAACAGGGACCTTCTTTTTTATCATTGGTGCTGTCGTTTGGATTCTCGAACACAGAGTAAATAGGGAGTTCAGAGGAGGGCCTCATCCTTTGTATCAGTGGGGCACCAtgctctctttctccttctcagcACTTGTCTTTGCACAGAGTAATATTACTTCACTTTTCCTAGCTACATGGCT
The nucleotide sequence above comes from Papaver somniferum cultivar HN1 chromosome 8, ASM357369v1, whole genome shotgun sequence. Encoded proteins:
- the LOC113303899 gene encoding glutamate receptor 2.9-like, giving the protein MAWDTTDIPKGWVVSTNENKLRIGVPVKEGFNEFVKVENNSGSHSGYKVTGYCIDVFKAALDELPYDVPYDLIPFQDSTGKAGSYDDLVYQVNAQNYDAAVGDMTITASRSELVDFTLPYAEGGVSMVVLVKKDMSKDTWIYLKPLEWKLWVTTGTFFFIIGAVVWILEHRVNREFRGGPHPLYQWGTMLSFSFSALVFAQKERVLSSLGRFVIAIWLFVVLIITQSYTANLTSMLTIQRSDPTYTDVNELKDGRYNVGYQEGSFVFGMLKQMDFHESNLIIFKSPKEFDDAFSNGTIVAAFEELPYIELLLAEYCGKYMMVGEIHQNDGLGFVSLFFSFQQFL